The genomic DNA ACATAGACAGAAAGCAACATGAATAAGATTAAAATGAAAGCGACTTGGTTGTTTGAAACATGACTTTCTAGATAACGGTAATTAACCGCTAATGTGAAAAAAAGAATTACAAAGGGATTTTTAAAAGAAATAAACTTTGTAATTAAAAAAAGCGATGCGAGTAGACAAATGAAATTTACCAAAATAAAAATTGTGGCGGCAGTGGGGTAGCTTAACCAACCAAGAGGAATTAAAAGAAACGCAAATAGGGGAGGATAGATATACGTTCCCACATTTCCTTTAAGGCTCTCCAATTTTTTTAAATTCTCTGCCTTAAACAAATCTTCCAATTTTATTTCTTCGCGTAGTGTTTCAATTGACTCAATGTTATAAAGGTCTCTTTGTTCGAAGAATAATTGTGATGCAGTGTAGTAATCGTGGAAGTCAGTTTTGTTGGAAGCCCTTCCGATACTCTGGACTAACAAAAGCAAAAGTAGTAGTCCAGTAAAATAGGGCATCGCCTGTTTAAATTTTTGAAGCATAGCTGATAATCAACTTGAAATACGCTCATAAAAAATCAATAGGAATAATATTTTACCACCGATGCTGTCAACTTAAGGAAAAGAAAAAAGAATTAACCACAAAGGGCACGAAGAACGCGAAGAAAAGAAAGAATTTCATAACAAAAATCCCTCGTGATCTTCGTGCCCTTCGTGGTTAAAAAAATCTTAAGTTGGCAGCATTAAGGCATCCTTGCCTATCCTACTATTAGTTGCATTGCATTCAGTTCTAAATTTGATAATTAGTCAAAAGGGTAGGTGTTTCGTCAAAAAATCGCTTTGTTTTAGAACTTATTTTTCCAACATAGTTATAAAACCAATTTAATTAATTTCATAAAACCAATAATGCTAAACCTATCAGATTATAATTTTCATCTTCCGGAAGAGTTAATTGCTCGTTATCCAACAGAAAAGCGGGATGAGTCGAGGCTTATGATTGTTAATCGTAAGTCAGGAAGTATACATATAGAATCAGTCTTTCGAAGTATAGAAAAATATTTTGTTAAAGGCGATATCTTGGTATTCAATGAAACTCGTGTGAGTAAGAGAAGAGTTTATCTGAAGAATAAATCTGGTAGAGAGTTTGAATGCGTTTTTTTAGAAAAGAATTTTTCGGGAGACAAAGAAGTCTGGAAATGCTTGCTAAAAAATGTCCGCAAGTTAAAGCCAAACGAGAAATTATTTTCCAATCGAGACGATATTTATTTTACTCTCCATCGAAATGAAGAGGGGGATATTTTTTTATTTCCTTCGGTTTCCATTTCAGAAGAAATTTTTGAAGCAATTGGGACAATTCCCATTCCTCCTTATATGAAGAGAAAAGCGGATGCAGCGGATAACGAGCGTTACCAGACAATCTTTGCAAAATCTCCCGGCTCTGTTGCCGCACCTACAGCAGGACTTCATTTTACGGAAGAGTTAAAAACTTCCCTGCAAGAAAAAGGCGTTCAAATGTCATCAGTAGAACTCTGTATCGGCTACGGAACATTTTCCCCGTTGACGGAAAAACAAATACAGGAAAAGAAATTACACGAAGAAGAATTTCAAATTTCGGAAAAAACTCTTGCAGCTTTAAATGCAAGTAAAGGAAAACAAAGAATTATATCACTCGGGACTACAACTTTAAGAACTCTTGCTTCATCGTATGATGCGAATACTGACTGTTACACTAAACAACAAGGAATCACAAATCTTTTTGTTCAGCCGGGTGATAGAGTCGATTCCATTGATGGACTCATTACAAATTTCCATCTGCCTGAGAGTAGCTTACTCTTATTAGTCGCTGCTTTTGCGGGAAAAGAGCTTATCCTAGAGGCATATCATAAAGCAATCGAGAGTAAAATGCGTTTCTATTCCTATGGCGATGCAATGTTTATTTTCTAAGCCAAATGGATGTCTTTTTTGCTTTTAGGAGTTATTCGTTTTGTTTTTACTTGTTGTCACGATTTGGTTTAGGCTCAAGCCCTAATCACGCACTCAAAAGAAATTATCCCTGGGACTTAATTTTAAAAAATAAATTTCTTTACAATTTAGGATTGGATTTCTAATTTAATTAAAACCTATGCAACATTTTTTTTCTCGCTCAATCCTTGTGTTTATTATCCTAAACCTTTCCTGTATTGCGATTTATGAGGAGATGAATCGAGTCAGCCTGAGTGAAATTAAAAAAAGAGGAAAGCTAAAAGTCATCACATCGTATAACGCGAATAGTTATTTTATCTACAAGGATCAAGCTATAGGTTATGAATACGAACTTTTGAAATTACTCACAAAAGATCTAGGTGTAGAGCTTGACATTACAGCGTCTAACGATCTTGCTAATCTGGACTATTTGTTAAACAGTGGAGAAGGGGATTTAATAGCGGCTAATACCATTGTGACGCGAGAGAAGGGACGACAACTCAAATTCACAGAGCATTTGATGACGACGACACAGGTTCTAGTCCAACGAAAAAAGGGATTTGTAGTTCGCAAAAAGATTACGGAATACATTGATAATACTGTCGATTTAATTGGAAAAACAGTTCATGTGCGGGCTAATTCCGATTATCATATCCGACTAAAAAAATTACAAGAAGAATTGGGTGGAACAATCAACATCAAAACAATTCCAGAAAACATTACAACTGACGAACTTATCGAGCAAGTTTATAGCGGTGAGATCGATTATACCGTTGCCGATGAGCAGACTGCTTTGATTAACAATGCCTATTACAGTGAATTGGACATTAGCCTCCCAATTAGCTTTCCTCAGAAGATCGCTTGGGTCGTTAGGCGAAACTCTCCGGAGCTATTGCAGTATATCAATGACTGGATTGAAAAAAATCAGGCCAAGATTACGGAAGTGCAAGACAAATATTATCGCAAATCTAGAAATCAAATGCAAGAATTAAAAATTGAATCCAAGCCTAAGAACAAATCACATGTATCCGCTTTCGATGAGATTATTAAAGAACAAGCAAGCGTGATTGGTTGGGACTGGAGACTGTTAGCCGCTATCATTCACCAAGAATCAAAATTTAATCCTAATGCAAAATCATGGATGGGAGCAAGCGGACTCATGCAGCTAATGCCAGAAACCGCTCAAGGTCTTGGTGTGAGTCTGGCAGAAATCAACAACCCACGAAAAAATATTACTGCCGGTGTGAAGCATCTCAAATACCTGGATGGAATTTGGCAGAAAACAATCAAGGAAGACGAAGAGCGTGTAAAGTTTGTTCTCGCTTCTTACAACGCCGGGCAAGGGCATGTGATTGACGCAATGACTCTCGCTCGATTCCAAAATAAAAATGCAACTAAATGGGACAAGAATGTTGCTGAGTCTATGTTATTATTATCCGATCCTGCTTATTATAATGGATACGGAGTTCGCTATGGGTATTGTAGAGGTATCGAGCCATACAAATACGTGACTGTTATCATGGCAAAATTTGCTGAATACAAGGAAACAGTTAAGAAATGATAAAATCTTCTGATTTACCCTTGACATTAAGTTTATGCTTGTTACCAATGTGCTAAGTCCCAATCATTTTAGGAGAAATCATTTATGAATCAATACATGGTCGACATAACCTTACCTGAATATATTTCGGAAGAATTTATGTCCTTGATTCCCTTTCAAAGAAGTCAAGTCAATCGACTGATGGGTCGTGGAATTCTCAATAGCTATTCTCTCTCCATGGATCGAGGAAGAATTTGGGCAGTCGTAAATGCGGACACCCAAAAAGAAGCAGAGAGAACAATCGGTTCTTTCCCCTTGGTAAAATTCATGCGTTATGAGATACATGAACTAGCATTTAACAATAATATTGCGCAGATAATGCCGCGATTCTCTTTGAACTAAGAAACAGGATTATATAAAAGGTTTAAAATTTAATGAAATATACAGTAACGCATAAGTTTAATTATTCGCTCTTTGATTTACTCCGCGCTCGCGAAGATAGATACAAATACTTGGATAAATTTCCAGATCTCAAAAATGTAACTTTACTCGAAGAAAGAAAAGAAGGCAAATTGATTTTCCAAAAAAGAAAAGTAAGTCTTGCTTCTTCTCTTCCTCCAGTCCTTGTTCCGCTTCTTGATGACGCATCTCTCATTGAAGAATCCACATTCAACACAGAAACAAACACTCACGATTTTAAAATTGCTCCTCCAAAGAATGAAAAGACAGTTACTATTACCGGACATAGCGTCTATCGTTCTACTTCGGACGGATTTTCAGAAAGAGTTTACAATATCGAAGTCAAATCAGGCGTTTTGTTTATAGGTAGCCTTGTTGAGATCGCAATTGAAGAAATTCATAAACATAGTTTGGAAAAAGATAAGAATTCGATTCAAAAATTTCTAGACGATAAAATGGAAAAGTAACTGATGTTTGTCACCCTCAAAATTCCGCCCGCATTCGCCCCTACCGCCAAGCGAGCGATATTGGGGGTCTCAAGATGTTGAGATTCCCGACTGAAAATATCGGGAATGACATTAACAATCTGATTCGTTTATAGCTGATTCGAAGCATAATAGTCCACAGAAAATGTATGAATGCAATGAAGTCTATTCAAAATAGTAATCCCAAAAAAATTAGAGTAGGAGTAATTGCTGCTGCGGGAAAGGGAACTCGTGCTTATCCGCGCACTAACTTTATTCCTAAACCTCTATTTAAGATTGAAAACAAATCAATTCTTCTTAGAAATATTGAACTTCTACATCATAAATTAAAAGTCGAAAAAATCTACATTCTAGTCGGGCACTTAAAAGATCAGATGCTCGAAGAGATCGAAGCATTAAAATACGTATTGCCCAAGGTAGTAATTGAAGCTGTAGAGTGGACTACGAAGGGTCTTGCGTCTGACGTTGCTTCCTTAGAAGATAAAATAAGTGAACCTTTCTTATTAATTTTGGGTGATGAGTATTATTATAAAACTAATCACGAAAAATTTCTAACTACTTATAAGCAAAATAAAAAGTTAGTAGCATCGATTGGAATTTTAAAAACTTCTGTGATGTCTCGGATTCGTAAGAATTATTCCGTTGAACTCGATGGAATGAGAATTAAAAATCTAGTCGAAAAACCAGAAGACCCGCCAAATGAATGGCTTGGTCTTGGCTCTTACTTATTTACGCCTGCCTATTTTGAGTATTTCAAAAAAACTCCACCATCGCCTAAAAGTGGAGTCATCGAAATTACAGATGTAATTGACCTAATGGCGAAAGAGACTAATCAAGTGTATGCGACAGAAATTGAATGCGATTATTTTAATATCAATTCTATGCAAGACTATCACTACGCAGTCTATGAAGTCCGAAATGATTTATTTAATCAGTATAAGATTTCTCTAATCATCCCAACGCATAATAATGAGCGCTCTATTTCAGATGTGATTGTAGACTTCAAAGACAAGGTGCATGAAATTTTAGTAGTAGATGCAGAGTCAACAGATACGACAGTTGAAATAGCTAAATCTTTTAAGACTCAAATAGAACATTATTTCTACGGAGAAAAAAAAGAATACGAGGGAGTTCAAATTCGTCAGGGCTTCAATCGAATTACGGGAGATATTGCGATTATCGTTTCGCCTGACGGTGCCTTTCGCTCTAAAGATTTACCTAAACTTTTGGAGTATATGAAAGACTGTGATATGGTAGTAGGCACTCGCACTACAAGACAGATGATAGAGCAGGGCTCTAATTTAAAACCGCTTCCTCGTTTTATTCACCTCGCAATGGGTAAACTCATCGAAGTGCTATGGTGGAATCAAGAGCCGCGGTTTACGGACGTTGACTGCCGTTATATGGCTATCTGGAAAGATTCGTATAACAGAATTAAACCCTCACTCGAAGTGCAAGGAAAAACTTACACGGTCGAGATGATGATTGAAATTATTCGCGCTCATATGCGTTGTATCGAAATTCCAATTTCTTATTTTAAGCCTGTGGAATCACAGCCTTATAAATGGAAAGATGCGTTTCACGATGCAGCAGCTATTATGAAGATTGCGTTCAAAAAAAGAAGAGAAGATTCAAAGAATAAAAAAGCAGAGGAGTAATTATGAAAGTATTAGTAACAGGTGGGTGTGGATTTTTAGGCTCGCATGTATGTGAGTCGTTTATCAAAAAAGGCTGGGGTGTTGTAAGTTATGATAGCATGACCAAGTATGAATTAAAACGCACCGGCTACGGAACAGATGCCACAAGAGATTTCAATTGGAATTATTTAAAAAAATTAGGCGTGACAATGGTGAAAGGAGATATTCGAAATAGCGAGCATCTTCTCGACCGCACACAGGGTTGTGATTTTATTATTCACACTGCGGCACAACCTGCAATGACAATTTCTTGGGAAGACCCTGAGTTAGATATGACAACTAACGTTGTTGGAACGTTTAACGTTTTAGAGACAGCTAGAAAAAGAAAAATTCCAGTCGTCAACACAAGCTCGATTCACGTCTACGGAAATTCAATCAATGATTCACTGACTGAAGGTGAAACGGCATATGAGCGTAGTCCGATAGAAATTCCGGAAACACAATCTGTGATGGTTGGAAAAATTTCTCCTCTTCATGCTTCTAAAATGAGTGCGGAGCATTATGTGCAAACATACCGTGATATGTATGGAATCTCAGCGGCAAGTTTTCGTTTTACCGGAATCTACGGCGAGCGCCAATTTGGCGGGGAAGATCATGGCTGGGTAGCGAACTTTGCAATTCGTTCTGTCTTTGGTTTACCTCTGCGTATTTTCGGAACCGGGAAGCAAACACGCGATATCCTCCATGCAACAGATGGAGCAGAAAGCTATTTCAACTTCTTCCAAAATCAAATCTCCGGCACTTACAATATCGGTGGAGCTAAAGAGCATAAAATTTCTCTCCTCGAATGCATCTATATGATCGGTGAAATTCTAGGTCGTAAACAAGAAATTATCTTCGAAGCAGAGCGCCCTGGTGACATGCGCTATTTCATTTGCGATATAAATATGGCACGCAAATTCGGCTTTAATCCTAAAATCAAACCTCACGAGGGGATAACACGCCTTCTCTTGTGGATACAAGAAAATCGATCTGTGTTTGAAATTAAGAAGTAAGATTTGAAAACCCTAATTGTAATTCCTGCCTATAATGAAGAAGAAACTATCGCGCAAGTGATTCACGGCGCGGTGAAGCACGCGGATGTATGTGTGGTGGATGATGCGTCGAAGGACAAAACTCCTGAGATCATCAAAGGCTTACAGCGTGCTTACCCCAATCGGTTGTTTACAGTGCGACATGAGAAGAACACGCATATACCGGGCGGAGTGCAAGATGGGATGAAGTTTGCACTTGAAAAGGGTTATGATTATGTGATTACAATGGATGCGGGCATGTCGCATAATCCTGATGAGCTTCCAAAATTTCTAAACTATCCCCCGAATGATTTAGTCATTGGGAAGCGTGCAAAAGTCGAAGGAGTTCCATTTTATCGAAGAATTATTTCTTTTGGGGCAGCGCGCTTAATTAACTATTGCCTCTCTAAGAGCATGTTTCATCTACTGGGTCCAAACTTGAGCGATTGCACTTCAGGATACAGACGTTATTCGAAAGAGGCATTTACTAGAATTGCCAACGCCCAGTTGGAATCAGTTGCATTTGACTTTCACATGGAAGCATTGTATCTTACTTATTCAAATGGCGGCACCGTGCGGGAAATTCCGATTACCTACATATTTTCAAATTCCTCCTTTAATAAAAAAGTTTTAAAACTTGCTTGGGCATATGCATCGAAATTATTGAAACGCAAATTTGGGATGAAGGCGTAGAGCCAAAAAGTCACTCAATTCATCCGTCTCTACGAAAATGCAATGAATGCGCTTGGAAAACATGTAATCGTTGAATTGTATGACTGTGACCCTGAGATTATAAACAATCAGGAATTGGTTGAAAAAATTATGATTGACGCAGTTGGAATTTCTGGTGCGACTCTTGTAAAAACTGTCTTTCATAAATTCAGTCCTCACGGCATAACGGGAGTAGCCGTTGTCGCGGAATCCCATTTCGCAATTCATACCTGGCCTGAATACGGATACTGTGCGCTAGACATTTTTACTTGTGGTGAGCTAATCGATAATCACCGAGCAATTGAATATTTTAAAAATAAACTTATCGCTAAAAATTTTTCTGTCGTGGAAATGGAACGCGGTGTTTTAAATTTAGGAAAGGAGATCTTTCATAAACCTCCAGGTGCATGAAATTATTAACGTATGAAGAACTGGCTTATTTATGGCGCAACAGGATACACAGGCGAAATCATAGCAAAAGAGGCAATTAGCCGAGGGCATAAACCAATTCTTGCTGGAAGATCTGCTGAGAAATTAAAACCTCTTGCTGAATCTCTCGGCCTTAGTTATCGAGTGTTTAATCTCAATAAGCCGCACGAAATGGAAGAGGGACTGAAAGATGTTGAGTTGGTTCTACATTGTGCGGGACCTTTTATTCATACGAGTGAGCCAATGATACAGGCTTGTCTGCAATTTGGAATTAATTATCTAGATATTACAGGTGAAATTCCTGTTTTAGAAAATACGTTTTCCTATCACGCCAAAGCAATCGAGAAGAAAATTGTTTTGATTTCTGGTGTAGGCTTTGATGTAGTTCCAACAGATTGCATGGCAAAATATGTTTCCGAAGCTTTGCCAAATGCTTCTTCATTAGAAATTGCATTCGTAGCCATTAGCTCGCCAAGTCAAGGAACAGCAAAGTCTATGGTTGAAATGCTTCCTAAAGGAGGCAGAATTCGTAAAAGCGGCAAATTGGAATTTTACCCTCTTGGTAGAGGAAGTAAAAAGGTTCAATTCAGCGATGGAGTAGAGCGAACTATTCTTCCAATTCCATGGGGAGATTTGGCAAGCGCCTTTGTCAGCACGAAAATTTCTAATATAACGACATATAGTCATTATCCGGAGTCATTCATTAAAGCACTTCCCTTTCTAGAAAGTTCTATTCGTTATTTGACAGATTTTGAAATTGTTCGAACTACTTTACAGAAGATTATTGAATTTACAGTGGAAGGTCCGAACGAAGAAATGAGAAAGACCGGCAAATCGTTAGTATACGTCAAAGCCTCTGATGAAGCCGGGAATTTTAAAGAAGCCTGGCTTGAGACTCTGGAAGGTTATTTGTTTACTGCAAAATCAAGTATTCTATGCGTGGAATCAGTCCTAAATGCAAGACCGATAGGCGCAATTACTCCCTCTCTCGCATTTGGAAAAGACTTCATCATGCAGATACCTGGAACAAAAAGGATGGATTCTATCTAATGAAATTTTACGAAAAATTTACAACTCGTTCAAACGAATTAAAAAGCCTACTTTGTCTGGGACTTGACCCGGAGTGGGAGAAATTACCCGGAAATGTCAAGAGTTCTGACAAACCGCTATTTACCTTTTGCAAGGAAATTGTAGACGCTACACAGGATAAAGTTGTTTCTTATAAACCGAACATTGCTTTCTTTGAACGATTTGGTTATAAAGGCATTGAACAATTTGAAAATTTGGTAGAGCACATAACATCTAAGTATCCGCAAGTTTCTATTGTCGCAGATGTGAAGCGAGGAGATCTTGCAAACACTGCCAAAGAATACGCCAAGTATTATTTTGGTGATTTGAAGGTTGATACAGTTACACTTTCCCCCTATATGGGCTCTGATAGTATTGAGCCATTTTTGGAATACAAAGACCACGCGGTTTTCTTGCTTTGCCTCACTTCTAATCCCGCCTCTAAAGATTTACAGAAAATTAAGACTTCAAACGGAAAGAATTTCTACGAAGAAGTGGCTAATTTTAGTAAGTCGCTCAATGTAAAATACAAAGATCAAGTTGGACTTGTAGTAGGGGCAACACATCCAGAAGAGCTATCTCAAATTCGAAATGCATTTCCTGAACTTGCCTTTTTGATTCCGGGCTACGGTGCCCAAGGTGGAAATCTCAGCGAACTAATGAAAGTATGCGCTCGCAATTCACTTATTAATTCTTCTCGCTCGATTATCTTTAATTCTTCAGGTTCTGACTTTGCAGCCAAAGCCCGTGAGAAAGTGGAAGAGATTAATCGGGAAATGAAAGAATTGTTTTAAGGACTTAATTTTCCAATTGACGAAATAAATCTCAAATCAAACTCTGAGAGATTAGATGTAATCTTTTCGAGGAGATATTTTAAAATGAAAAAACTATTTTTGATACTGATCCTTTTTCTTTTTGTGGCTTGCAAAAAGGAAATTTCAATTTCAATGGTAACGGCAACGTCTATGCAAAACGGATTGCCATTTCTGGCATTGAATGATTCCAAGTGGATGCCAGAGGCTAATGCTGAGTTTGTGAAGTTTCATGTTTACTTAGATGAAGCTGTTCAACTTTCTAAAGTGGAAGTCAATTCCTGTGGAGATGATTTTAAATCCCGCATTGATATGTATATTAACTTCGACGAAATGATTCAGACAATGAAAGAAGAGGGTAAAGTTGCGAATTATAGTTTTGCAACACCGGTGACAGCTCGCTCGGTTACGTTTAATTTTTCTAAGAATTCAAATATCTGTCTTTCGTCAGTTCATTTGTATGATGAGAAGGGAAAACAGTTCAAAGTTAAGTCGCCGCGGATAATCGAAGGAACCGCTGTTGCATCCGAAACAGGAAAGCCAGAAGCTTCTTATGGTGTCATGAATTTATTTGATTCAAGATATGAATATTCCTACGCATCGCTTGATAATTCAAAGGGAGTTTCCATCGACTTCACTTTCAAAGAACCACAAAAAATTAAATCAATAAAAGTATGGAATGGGTATCAGAGATCAGACGTTCATTGCGTAGAGAATGGGAGGGTAAAAACGATTAACCTCACCGGCGACGATGGATATAGTGAAAAAATTACTTTA from Leptospiraceae bacterium includes the following:
- the queA gene encoding tRNA preQ1(34) S-adenosylmethionine ribosyltransferase-isomerase QueA, with product MLNLSDYNFHLPEELIARYPTEKRDESRLMIVNRKSGSIHIESVFRSIEKYFVKGDILVFNETRVSKRRVYLKNKSGREFECVFLEKNFSGDKEVWKCLLKNVRKLKPNEKLFSNRDDIYFTLHRNEEGDIFLFPSVSISEEIFEAIGTIPIPPYMKRKADAADNERYQTIFAKSPGSVAAPTAGLHFTEELKTSLQEKGVQMSSVELCIGYGTFSPLTEKQIQEKKLHEEEFQISEKTLAALNASKGKQRIISLGTTTLRTLASSYDANTDCYTKQQGITNLFVQPGDRVDSIDGLITNFHLPESSLLLLVAAFAGKELILEAYHKAIESKMRFYSYGDAMFIF
- a CDS encoding transporter substrate-binding domain-containing protein, yielding MQHFFSRSILVFIILNLSCIAIYEEMNRVSLSEIKKRGKLKVITSYNANSYFIYKDQAIGYEYELLKLLTKDLGVELDITASNDLANLDYLLNSGEGDLIAANTIVTREKGRQLKFTEHLMTTTQVLVQRKKGFVVRKKITEYIDNTVDLIGKTVHVRANSDYHIRLKKLQEELGGTINIKTIPENITTDELIEQVYSGEIDYTVADEQTALINNAYYSELDISLPISFPQKIAWVVRRNSPELLQYINDWIEKNQAKITEVQDKYYRKSRNQMQELKIESKPKNKSHVSAFDEIIKEQASVIGWDWRLLAAIIHQESKFNPNAKSWMGASGLMQLMPETAQGLGVSLAEINNPRKNITAGVKHLKYLDGIWQKTIKEDEERVKFVLASYNAGQGHVIDAMTLARFQNKNATKWDKNVAESMLLLSDPAYYNGYGVRYGYCRGIEPYKYVTVIMAKFAEYKETVKK
- a CDS encoding DUF2505 family protein, encoding MKYTVTHKFNYSLFDLLRAREDRYKYLDKFPDLKNVTLLEERKEGKLIFQKRKVSLASSLPPVLVPLLDDASLIEESTFNTETNTHDFKIAPPKNEKTVTITGHSVYRSTSDGFSERVYNIEVKSGVLFIGSLVEIAIEEIHKHSLEKDKNSIQKFLDDKMEK
- a CDS encoding glycosyltransferase → MKSIQNSNPKKIRVGVIAAAGKGTRAYPRTNFIPKPLFKIENKSILLRNIELLHHKLKVEKIYILVGHLKDQMLEEIEALKYVLPKVVIEAVEWTTKGLASDVASLEDKISEPFLLILGDEYYYKTNHEKFLTTYKQNKKLVASIGILKTSVMSRIRKNYSVELDGMRIKNLVEKPEDPPNEWLGLGSYLFTPAYFEYFKKTPPSPKSGVIEITDVIDLMAKETNQVYATEIECDYFNINSMQDYHYAVYEVRNDLFNQYKISLIIPTHNNERSISDVIVDFKDKVHEILVVDAESTDTTVEIAKSFKTQIEHYFYGEKKEYEGVQIRQGFNRITGDIAIIVSPDGAFRSKDLPKLLEYMKDCDMVVGTRTTRQMIEQGSNLKPLPRFIHLAMGKLIEVLWWNQEPRFTDVDCRYMAIWKDSYNRIKPSLEVQGKTYTVEMMIEIIRAHMRCIEIPISYFKPVESQPYKWKDAFHDAAAIMKIAFKKRREDSKNKKAEE
- a CDS encoding NAD-dependent epimerase/dehydratase family protein produces the protein MKVLVTGGCGFLGSHVCESFIKKGWGVVSYDSMTKYELKRTGYGTDATRDFNWNYLKKLGVTMVKGDIRNSEHLLDRTQGCDFIIHTAAQPAMTISWEDPELDMTTNVVGTFNVLETARKRKIPVVNTSSIHVYGNSINDSLTEGETAYERSPIEIPETQSVMVGKISPLHASKMSAEHYVQTYRDMYGISAASFRFTGIYGERQFGGEDHGWVANFAIRSVFGLPLRIFGTGKQTRDILHATDGAESYFNFFQNQISGTYNIGGAKEHKISLLECIYMIGEILGRKQEIIFEAERPGDMRYFICDINMARKFGFNPKIKPHEGITRLLLWIQENRSVFEIKK
- a CDS encoding glycosyltransferase, which encodes MKTLIVIPAYNEEETIAQVIHGAVKHADVCVVDDASKDKTPEIIKGLQRAYPNRLFTVRHEKNTHIPGGVQDGMKFALEKGYDYVITMDAGMSHNPDELPKFLNYPPNDLVIGKRAKVEGVPFYRRIISFGAARLINYCLSKSMFHLLGPNLSDCTSGYRRYSKEAFTRIANAQLESVAFDFHMEALYLTYSNGGTVREIPITYIFSNSSFNKKVLKLAWAYASKLLKRKFGMKA
- a CDS encoding S-adenosylmethionine decarboxylase proenzyme, whose translation is MNALGKHVIVELYDCDPEIINNQELVEKIMIDAVGISGATLVKTVFHKFSPHGITGVAVVAESHFAIHTWPEYGYCALDIFTCGELIDNHRAIEYFKNKLIAKNFSVVEMERGVLNLGKEIFHKPPGA
- a CDS encoding saccharopine dehydrogenase NADP-binding domain-containing protein yields the protein MKNWLIYGATGYTGEIIAKEAISRGHKPILAGRSAEKLKPLAESLGLSYRVFNLNKPHEMEEGLKDVELVLHCAGPFIHTSEPMIQACLQFGINYLDITGEIPVLENTFSYHAKAIEKKIVLISGVGFDVVPTDCMAKYVSEALPNASSLEIAFVAISSPSQGTAKSMVEMLPKGGRIRKSGKLEFYPLGRGSKKVQFSDGVERTILPIPWGDLASAFVSTKISNITTYSHYPESFIKALPFLESSIRYLTDFEIVRTTLQKIIEFTVEGPNEEMRKTGKSLVYVKASDEAGNFKEAWLETLEGYLFTAKSSILCVESVLNARPIGAITPSLAFGKDFIMQIPGTKRMDSI
- the pyrF gene encoding orotidine-5'-phosphate decarboxylase, whose protein sequence is MKFYEKFTTRSNELKSLLCLGLDPEWEKLPGNVKSSDKPLFTFCKEIVDATQDKVVSYKPNIAFFERFGYKGIEQFENLVEHITSKYPQVSIVADVKRGDLANTAKEYAKYYFGDLKVDTVTLSPYMGSDSIEPFLEYKDHAVFLLCLTSNPASKDLQKIKTSNGKNFYEEVANFSKSLNVKYKDQVGLVVGATHPEELSQIRNAFPELAFLIPGYGAQGGNLSELMKVCARNSLINSSRSIIFNSSGSDFAAKAREKVEEINREMKELF